A portion of the Cervus canadensis isolate Bull #8, Minnesota chromosome 26, ASM1932006v1, whole genome shotgun sequence genome contains these proteins:
- the PSAPL1 gene encoding proactivator polypeptide-like 1 yields MLCVLLLLPGVLGAALAGSISGPKECTKGPAVWCRDLQAATRCGAVGHCRITVWSQPTARSLPCDLCLDVAATASNGLNPEAAETDVLAVVMKTCEWLPSQESSVKCKGMVDAHGSAILSMLGGDLGSAPRQVCTALTLCQPLQRRPATPGPLSEEDIYDMVAPFVANGLLGSHRQRIPAGTVCQDCVRLVTRLQGALGPDLSSLAQVTTREQCESLGPGLAFLCKNYIHQFFAPAEQTLRFMPPSEICENEGFCEERQGPARSAHVAAVDGVPALELASPWKKSEVQMQGPVACDVCLQVVQRLDHWLESSSSKTLISQALERVCSTLPPPVGRECIKLVDTYTPTLVDVLSRITPEKMCTVVRLCRGWRRARAVHEGPTNTLPGLLDQDSLCRGCQRLFGLSIHNLEQKSTERRVLRAFKLACGILPLPFMVQCGHFVSEYQPVLMETLRDMMDPTTLCTKLRACRDPRDVLLGTDQCVLGPSFWCQSREAAQMCNTVEHCQRRVWKEVPSQAESVGDPGCPSQYPPAPERPASP; encoded by the coding sequence ATGCTCTGCGTGCTGCTGCTTCTGCCGGGCGTGCTGGGCGCCGCCCTGGCCGGCTCCATCTCTGGCCCCAAGGAGTGCACCAAGGGCCCGGCGGTGTGGTGTCGGGACCTGCAGGCAGCGACGCGATGTGGGGCGGTTGGGCACTGCCGCATCACGGTCTGGAGCCAGCCCACTGCCAGGTCCCTGCCCTGTGACCTGTGCCTGGACGTAGCAGCCACTGCCAGCAATGGGCTGAACCCCGAGGCCGCCGAGACCGACGTCCTGGCTGTGGTGATGAAGACCTGTGAGTGGCTTCCCAGCCAGGAGTCTTCGGTGAAATGCAAGGGGATGGTGGATGCCCACGGCTCCGCCATCCTGAGCATGCTCGGCGGGGACCTGGGCAGTGCCCCACGACAGGTGTGCACGGCTCTCACCCTCTGCCAGCCGCTGCAGAGGCGCCCGGCCACCCCGGGGCCACTCTCCGAGGAGGACATATACGACATGGTGGCCCCGTTCGTGGCCAATGGCCTCCTCGGCTCCCACCGTCAGCGGATTCCCGCGGGCACCGTGTGCCAGGACTGTGTCCGGCTGGTCACCCGGCTCCAGGGTGCCCTTGGGCCCGACCTGTCCAGCCTGGCGCAGGTGACCACACGGGAGCAGTGTGAGTCCCTGGGGCCGGGCCTGGCTTTCCTTTGCAAGAACTACATCCACCAGTTTTTTGCTCCTGCTGAGCAAACACTGAGGTTCATGCCGCCCAGCGAGATCTGCGAAAACGAAGGCTTCTGTGAGGAACGGCAGGGACCTGCCCGCTCAGCTCACGTGGCTGCCGTGGACGGGGTCCCCGCCCTAGAGCTGGCGTCTCCGTGGAAGAAGAGCGAGGTGCAGATGCAGGGTCCCGTGGCCTGTGACGTGTGCCTGCAGGTGGTGCAGAGGCTGGACCACTGGCtggaaagcagcagcagcaagacccTCATCAGCCAGGCCCTGGAGCGTGTGTGTTCCACGCTGCCCCCTCCCGTGGGCCGGGAGTGCATCAAGCTGGTGGACACCTACACCCCCACGCTGGTGGACGTCCTGAGCAGAATCACCCCGGAAAAGATGTGCACAGTTGTCCGACTGTGCAGAGGATGGAGGCGGGCCCGGGCGGTCCACGAGGGCCCCACGAACACGCTGCCTGGCCTCCTGGACCAGGACAGCCTCTGCAGGGGGTGCCAGCGGCTGTTCGGTCTGTCCATCCACAACCTGGAGCAGAAGAGCACCGAGCGCCGCGTCCTGCGGGCCTTCAAGCTCGCCTGCGGCATCCTGCCGCTGCCCTTCATGGTGCAGTGCGGCCACTTCGTGAGCGAGTACCAGCCCGTTCTCATGGAGACCCTCAGGGACATGATGGACCCCACCACCCTCTGCACGAAGTTGCGCGCCTGCCGCGACCCCAGAGACGTGCTGCTGGGCACCGACCAGTGCGTCCTGGGCCCGAGCTTCTGGTGCCAGAGCCGGGAGGCAGCCCAGATGTGCAACACGGTGGAGCACTGCCAGCGCCGCGTGTGGAAGGAGGTGCCCTCGCAAGCCGAGAGTGTGGGCGACCCCGGCTGCCCCAGCCAGTATCCCCCTGCCCCCGAGAGGCCCGCCTCTCCTTGA